A window from Pseudomonas frederiksbergensis encodes these proteins:
- a CDS encoding AsmA family protein encodes MTRTRKAFIWTLASLVVLLAALVVIIAFFDWNRIKPSLNAKVSEELHRPFAINGNLAVIWQREPEEGGWRAWVPWPHVVAQDLSLGNPDWSKKPQMVTLKRVELRISPLALLAQRLVIPRIDLTEPNADLQRLADGRANWTFKFDPKDPNAEPSNWVVDIGAIGFDKGHVILDDQNLKTQLDLIIDPLGKPIPFSDIVGDKAAKTAAEKGAAPQDYAFALKVKGQYHGQTLAGEGKVGGLLALQDASRPLPLQAQVKIADTRVELAGTLTDPLNLGALDLRLKLAGTSLGNLYPLIGVTLPDTPPYETDGHLIAKLQEAGGAVFRYEEFNGKIGQSDIHGSLVYVASQPRPKLSGSLVSNQLLFADLAPLIGADSNAEQKARGGESKQPTDKVLPVEEFKTERWRVMDADVEFTGKRIVHSEKLPFNDLYTHLILTDGVLSLEPLRFGVAGGNLDAQIRLNGRTEPLEGRAKLTARKFKLKQLFPTFELMKTSFGELNGDADITGRGNSVAKLLGTANGNLKLLINDGAISRELMELAGLNVGNYVVGKIFGDKEVKINCAAADFDIQAGLATTRLFVFDTENAIVYIDGTANMATEQLDLTITPESKGWRVISLRSPLYVRGKFIKPDAGVKAVPLMLRGAGMVALGVLAAPAAGLLALIAPSAGEPNQCAPLLEQMKAGKAPVTVKPTR; translated from the coding sequence ATGACGCGCACTCGTAAAGCATTTATCTGGACCCTCGCCAGCCTTGTTGTCCTGCTGGCTGCATTGGTTGTGATCATTGCGTTCTTCGATTGGAACCGGATCAAACCATCGCTTAACGCCAAGGTTTCCGAAGAGCTGCACCGCCCGTTCGCCATCAACGGCAACCTGGCGGTGATCTGGCAGCGTGAGCCCGAGGAGGGAGGCTGGCGCGCCTGGGTGCCGTGGCCGCATGTCGTGGCGCAAGACTTGAGCCTGGGCAACCCGGACTGGTCGAAGAAACCGCAGATGGTCACCCTCAAACGCGTCGAGCTGCGCATCTCGCCCCTGGCCTTGCTGGCGCAGCGCCTGGTCATTCCGCGCATTGACCTGACCGAACCGAATGCCGACCTCCAGCGCCTGGCCGACGGTCGTGCTAACTGGACCTTCAAGTTCGACCCCAAGGACCCGAACGCCGAGCCTTCAAACTGGGTGGTGGACATCGGTGCGATCGGCTTCGACAAAGGCCATGTCATCCTCGACGACCAGAACCTCAAGACTCAGCTCGACTTGATCATCGACCCGCTGGGTAAACCGATTCCGTTCAGTGACATCGTCGGTGACAAAGCCGCGAAAACCGCCGCGGAAAAGGGCGCCGCGCCGCAGGATTACGCGTTCGCGCTGAAGGTCAAAGGTCAGTACCACGGCCAGACACTCGCGGGCGAAGGCAAGGTCGGCGGCTTGCTGGCGTTGCAGGATGCGTCCAGACCGCTCCCGCTTCAGGCACAGGTGAAAATCGCTGACACCCGCGTGGAACTGGCGGGCACCCTCACCGATCCACTGAACCTCGGCGCCCTGGATTTGCGCCTGAAACTGGCGGGTACCAGCCTGGGCAATCTCTACCCGCTGATCGGCGTAACCCTGCCGGACACACCGCCGTACGAAACTGACGGGCACTTGATCGCCAAGTTGCAGGAAGCGGGCGGTGCAGTGTTTCGTTACGAAGAATTCAACGGCAAGATCGGTCAGAGCGATATCCATGGCAGCCTGGTGTATGTCGCCAGTCAGCCGCGCCCGAAACTGAGTGGATCGCTGGTTTCCAACCAATTGCTGTTTGCCGACCTCGCCCCGCTGATCGGTGCCGATTCCAACGCCGAACAAAAGGCTCGTGGCGGCGAAAGCAAGCAGCCGACCGACAAGGTGTTGCCGGTCGAAGAGTTCAAAACCGAGCGCTGGCGGGTTATGGACGCGGACGTCGAGTTCACCGGCAAGCGCATCGTCCACAGCGAAAAACTGCCGTTCAACGATCTCTACACTCATCTGATACTGACTGACGGCGTACTCAGCCTGGAACCCCTGCGCTTCGGCGTGGCCGGCGGCAACCTGGACGCTCAGATTCGCCTCAATGGCCGAACCGAACCGTTGGAAGGCCGCGCCAAACTCACCGCACGCAAGTTCAAACTCAAGCAGTTGTTCCCGACCTTTGAGCTGATGAAAACCAGTTTCGGCGAGCTCAACGGTGACGCCGACATCACCGGTCGCGGCAACTCGGTGGCAAAACTGCTGGGCACTGCCAATGGCAATCTGAAGTTGCTGATTAACGATGGGGCCATCAGCCGTGAGTTGATGGAGCTGGCCGGGCTGAACGTCGGCAACTATGTGGTCGGCAAGATCTTTGGCGACAAGGAAGTGAAGATCAACTGCGCTGCCGCCGACTTCGACATCCAGGCGGGTCTGGCGACTACGCGCCTGTTCGTCTTCGATACCGAAAACGCGATCGTCTACATTGATGGCACCGCCAACATGGCGACTGAGCAACTGGACCTGACCATCACCCCGGAATCCAAGGGCTGGCGCGTGATTTCGCTGCGTTCGCCGCTGTATGTGCGGGGTAAGTTCATCAAGCCTGATGCCGGTGTGAAGGCTGTACCGCTAATGTTGCGAGGGGCGGGAATGGTGGCGCTGGGTGTGCTTGCCGCGCCGGCGGCGGGCTTGCTGGCGCTGATAGCGCCGAGCGCTGGCGAACCGAATCAGTGCGCGCCGTTGCTGGAACAGATGAAGGCCGGCAAGGCGCCGGTCACCGTCAAACCCACCCGGTAG
- a CDS encoding LysR substrate-binding domain-containing protein, which translates to MFASLPLTALRAFESASRLLSFKAAAEELAVTPTAVSHQIRSLETWLGVPLFERLPRQVRLTDCGERLFHSLHGALLEVAQSVDTLRPQRSGASLTISTTAAFAALWLVPRLGRFYARHPNISLRLDTHCEVIDLHQDASVDLVVRYSLDDYPNLYGLCLFDESFGVYGSPEQVALAASRAPTLISVRWHNSKLYAHGWEAWCAKSGENWLAGQPAVREYDEEHYALQAAIAGQGLVLASNILVSESVANGLLVAYKGEVQVDGAGYAALCVPGRERHPPVRAFFAWLQEEAALSGLLPRSQLSATD; encoded by the coding sequence ATGTTTGCCTCGCTGCCGCTGACCGCCTTGCGCGCCTTTGAATCCGCCTCGCGCCTGCTGAGCTTCAAGGCGGCCGCCGAAGAACTCGCGGTGACGCCGACGGCGGTTTCCCATCAGATCCGTTCGCTGGAGACCTGGCTCGGCGTGCCGCTGTTCGAGCGACTGCCGCGGCAAGTGCGCCTGACGGACTGCGGTGAACGGCTGTTCCACAGCTTGCACGGTGCCTTGCTGGAAGTGGCGCAAAGTGTCGATACCTTGCGCCCGCAACGTAGCGGCGCGAGCCTGACAATCTCCACCACCGCCGCTTTCGCCGCGTTGTGGCTGGTGCCACGACTGGGCCGGTTCTACGCCCGGCACCCGAACATCAGCCTGCGGCTCGACACCCATTGTGAAGTCATCGATCTGCATCAGGACGCCAGCGTCGATCTGGTGGTGCGCTACAGCCTCGATGACTACCCGAACCTTTATGGGCTGTGCCTGTTCGACGAATCCTTCGGCGTCTATGGCTCGCCGGAGCAAGTCGCCTTGGCCGCCAGCCGGGCGCCGACGCTGATCAGCGTGCGCTGGCACAACTCCAAGCTGTACGCTCACGGCTGGGAGGCCTGGTGCGCAAAATCCGGCGAAAACTGGCTTGCCGGGCAACCCGCGGTTCGCGAATACGACGAAGAGCACTACGCCCTGCAAGCGGCAATTGCCGGGCAAGGCCTGGTGCTGGCGAGCAATATTCTGGTGTCCGAGAGCGTGGCCAATGGTTTGCTGGTGGCTTACAAGGGTGAAGTTCAGGTCGATGGCGCCGGTTACGCGGCACTGTGCGTGCCGGGGCGCGAACGGCACCCACCGGTGCGGGCATTTTTTGCCTGGTTGCAGGAAGAAGCAGCGTTGTCAGGGTTATTGCCAAGGTCGCAGCTTTCGGCAACTGACTGA
- a CDS encoding FMN-dependent NADH-azoreductase, whose product MSTILAVHASPRGERSHSRRLAEVFLSAWQAANPQSHLTRREVGRALIPPVNEAFVAAAFYPEPDARPLSMQADLAFSDELVGELLGHDLLVISTPMHNFSVPSGLKAWIDQIVRLGLTFNHTLDNGIAQYEPLVQGKKALIVTSRGGFGFGPGGELEAMNHADPLLRTALGFIGITDITVVAAEGEESEERTFQISAAEAEQRLLALARVF is encoded by the coding sequence ATGAGCACAATTCTTGCCGTACATGCCAGCCCCCGTGGCGAGCGTTCTCACTCCCGGCGCTTGGCCGAGGTGTTCCTTTCAGCCTGGCAGGCGGCCAATCCGCAGTCGCACCTGACCCGTCGCGAAGTCGGTCGGGCGTTGATTCCGCCGGTCAACGAGGCGTTTGTGGCCGCCGCGTTTTACCCCGAACCCGATGCGCGACCACTGTCGATGCAGGCCGACCTGGCGTTCAGCGATGAACTGGTGGGCGAGTTACTCGGTCACGATTTGTTGGTGATTTCCACGCCGATGCACAACTTCAGCGTGCCCAGCGGCCTCAAGGCCTGGATCGATCAGATTGTGCGGCTGGGGCTGACCTTCAATCACACCCTGGACAATGGCATCGCTCAATACGAGCCGCTGGTGCAGGGCAAAAAGGCGTTGATCGTCACCAGTCGCGGCGGGTTCGGTTTCGGGCCCGGTGGGGAACTTGAGGCGATGAACCATGCCGATCCGTTGTTGCGAACGGCGTTGGGCTTCATCGGCATCACCGACATCACGGTCGTGGCCGCCGAAGGCGAAGAGTCCGAGGAACGCACCTTCCAGATCTCCGCCGCCGAGGCCGAGCAGCGCTTGCTGGCGTTGGCCAGGGTGTTCTAG
- a CDS encoding DMT family transporter, with protein sequence MAWLFLLIAAGFEVTFAMGMKYAEGFTRLWPSMITVVAAVGGIYFLTLAMRELPVSIAYPIWTAIGSLGTVFLGFALLGESLTAVKLVSVGLIVAGVVGLK encoded by the coding sequence ATGGCCTGGCTGTTTTTGCTGATCGCCGCCGGCTTCGAAGTCACCTTTGCCATGGGCATGAAGTACGCCGAGGGCTTCACCCGGCTCTGGCCGTCGATGATCACCGTGGTGGCCGCGGTGGGCGGGATCTACTTCCTGACCCTGGCCATGCGCGAGTTGCCGGTGAGCATCGCTTACCCGATCTGGACCGCCATCGGCTCGCTGGGCACGGTGTTTCTCGGGTTTGCGTTGCTCGGTGAAAGCCTGACGGCGGTCAAACTGGTATCGGTCGGATTGATCGTTGCGGGGGTGGTGGGGCTCAAGTAG
- a CDS encoding esterase/lipase family protein yields the protein MSQGSATRYPLVLVPGMLGFIRLLIYPYWYGIISALRRGGATVFAVQVSPLNSSEVRGEQLLARIEEILRETGAEKVNLIGHSQGSLTARYAAAKRPDQVASVTSVAGPNHGSELADYLHKHYPGDSAKGRLLSVLLRWISALMCLLETGYRGPKLPVDIPASHHSLTSEGVALFNQRYPQGLPETWGGHGPEEVNGVRYYSWSGTLQPGKTDGGRNRFDGTNRSCRLFARTFVREVGHCDGMVGRYSSHLGTVIGDEYPMDHFDIVNQSLGLVGKGAEPVRLFVEHAARLKAAGV from the coding sequence ATGTCGCAAGGTTCCGCCACGCGTTATCCGTTGGTGCTGGTCCCGGGAATGCTCGGGTTTATCCGTCTGCTGATCTATCCGTATTGGTACGGGATCATTTCTGCGCTGCGCCGGGGTGGGGCGACGGTATTTGCGGTACAGGTTTCTCCGCTCAACTCCAGCGAAGTGCGTGGCGAGCAGCTGCTGGCGCGGATCGAGGAAATCCTGCGGGAAACCGGGGCCGAGAAAGTCAACCTGATCGGCCATAGCCAAGGCTCGCTCACCGCCCGTTACGCCGCTGCCAAGCGTCCGGATCAGGTGGCGTCGGTGACGTCGGTGGCCGGGCCCAATCACGGTTCGGAACTGGCGGATTACCTGCACAAACACTATCCGGGAGACAGTGCCAAGGGGCGTTTGCTCAGCGTTTTGCTGCGGTGGATCAGTGCGTTGATGTGCCTGCTGGAAACCGGGTATCGCGGACCGAAATTGCCGGTGGATATCCCTGCCTCCCATCATTCCCTGACGAGCGAAGGGGTGGCGCTGTTCAATCAGCGTTATCCACAGGGCCTGCCTGAAACCTGGGGTGGGCATGGGCCGGAAGAGGTCAATGGCGTGCGGTATTACTCCTGGTCCGGGACCTTGCAGCCGGGCAAGACCGATGGCGGGCGAAACCGGTTTGATGGGACCAACCGCAGTTGTCGGTTGTTTGCCAGGACCTTCGTTCGAGAGGTCGGGCATTGCGACGGGATGGTCGGGCGCTACAGCTCCCATCTGGGGACGGTGATTGGCGATGAGTACCCGATGGATCACTTCGATATCGTCAATCAGTCGCTGGGTTTGGTGGGCAAAGGCGCGGAGCCGGTGCGGTTGTTTGTCGAGCATGCGGCGCGGCTGAAAGCGGCTGGGGTTTAG
- a CDS encoding DMT family transporter — protein MQYAYPLLAIFIWAGNTVITKMSAGAIFPAEIGFYRWLLAGLLFTPFMLKPVIAHWPAIRPNLGKIFVLGVLGMAVYQSLAYFAASLTSATNMGIILSLMPLMSLAMAIISLGQRLTIGALAGAVLSFAGVLVVVSSGSLGALLEHGVNLGDAMMLIATLAYAIYSTLLKKWQLRLPPLVLLYLQVWVAVVVLFPLFVASPKIGLTLQNIPLVLYACLLASMVAPLAWMQAVIRLGPSRTTLFFNLLPLITALIAAVVLHEQLAMYHLVGGMLTLGGVILSERWTTVLGRA, from the coding sequence ATGCAATACGCTTATCCCCTGCTGGCCATTTTCATTTGGGCCGGCAACACCGTGATCACCAAGATGTCGGCCGGGGCGATCTTCCCCGCCGAGATCGGCTTCTACCGCTGGCTGCTTGCCGGACTGCTGTTCACCCCCTTCATGCTCAAACCGGTGATCGCCCATTGGCCAGCGATCCGCCCGAACCTGGGCAAGATCTTTGTCCTCGGCGTGCTCGGCATGGCGGTTTACCAAAGCCTGGCGTACTTCGCGGCGAGCCTGACCTCGGCCACCAACATGGGCATCATCCTGTCGCTGATGCCTCTGATGTCGCTGGCCATGGCGATCATCAGCCTCGGCCAGCGCCTGACTATCGGCGCACTGGCCGGTGCGGTGCTGTCGTTCGCGGGGGTTTTGGTGGTCGTCTCGTCCGGCAGCCTGGGTGCGTTGCTCGAACACGGGGTGAACCTGGGTGACGCGATGATGCTGATCGCCACCCTGGCCTATGCGATCTACAGCACGCTGCTGAAAAAGTGGCAGCTGCGTTTGCCGCCGCTGGTGTTGCTGTACTTGCAGGTATGGGTGGCGGTGGTGGTGCTGTTTCCGCTGTTTGTCGCCTCGCCAAAGATTGGCCTGACCTTGCAGAATATTCCGCTGGTGCTTTACGCCTGCCTGCTGGCCTCGATGGTTGCGCCATTGGCGTGGATGCAGGCCGTGATCCGCCTGGGGCCGAGCCGGACCACGCTGTTTTTCAATCTGCTGCCGTTGATTACTGCGCTGATTGCGGCGGTGGTGCTGCATGAGCAGTTGGCGATGTATCACCTGGTGGGCGGGATGTTGACGTTGGGCGGGGTGATTCTTTCAGAGCGTTGGACCACGGTTCTTGGCCGCGCCTAA
- a CDS encoding AraC family transcriptional regulator, whose protein sequence is MNSKHIDLLDFSELPAPVYFRYADFDAHRYASAHRHPWGTLEYSAHGVLHMEIGGSRFMSPPQYAVWVPPQTEHSFYSHQPINYRAVCLAPPMCQDLPQQACTLAISDILKAILKDFASRDVKIPEREADQRLAQVLVDQLQQAPVQECYLPYASSPGLFGILEALQAEPGDNRPLAEWAAQIHVSERTLARRFVRELGMSFGEWRQRLRFLAAIEALDSHRSIQEIAFDMGYSTGSAFIAMFQRQAQCTPEQYRRSHLEARKV, encoded by the coding sequence ATGAACAGCAAACACATCGATCTGCTCGACTTCAGCGAACTGCCTGCCCCGGTGTACTTCCGTTACGCCGACTTTGATGCGCATCGTTATGCCTCGGCGCACCGTCATCCATGGGGCACGCTGGAGTATTCGGCCCACGGCGTATTGCACATGGAAATCGGTGGCAGCCGCTTCATGTCACCGCCGCAATACGCGGTGTGGGTGCCGCCACAGACCGAACACAGCTTCTATAGCCATCAGCCGATCAACTATCGCGCGGTCTGCCTGGCTCCGCCGATGTGCCAGGACCTGCCGCAACAGGCCTGCACCCTGGCCATCAGCGACATCCTTAAAGCGATCCTCAAAGACTTCGCCAGCCGCGATGTGAAGATTCCCGAGCGCGAAGCCGACCAACGTCTGGCCCAGGTGTTGGTGGACCAACTGCAGCAGGCGCCAGTGCAGGAGTGTTATTTGCCCTACGCCAGCAGCCCTGGCTTGTTCGGGATACTCGAAGCCTTGCAGGCCGAGCCCGGTGATAACCGACCTTTGGCGGAGTGGGCCGCGCAGATCCATGTCAGCGAACGCACCCTGGCGCGGCGGTTCGTGCGTGAGTTGGGCATGAGTTTTGGCGAGTGGCGGCAGCGGCTGCGGTTTCTGGCGGCGATCGAAGCGCTGGACAGTCACCGCAGCATTCAGGAGATCGCATTCGACATGGGCTACAGCACTGGCTCTGCGTTTATCGCGATGTTTCAACGCCAGGCGCAGTGCACGCCGGAACAGTATCGACGCAGTCACCTTGAGGCCAGGAAGGTGTAA
- a CDS encoding PsiF family protein, producing the protein MKMLRVPLLMIGLLFCAQGFAATEQQNKMTTCNADATAKSLKGDERKAFMSNCLKAAPAADAAKPLTPQQEKMKTCNADAATQALKGDARKAFMSECLKKK; encoded by the coding sequence ATGAAGATGTTGCGTGTCCCTTTGTTGATGATCGGTCTGCTGTTCTGCGCCCAGGGCTTTGCCGCCACCGAGCAACAGAACAAGATGACCACCTGCAATGCTGACGCTACCGCGAAAAGCCTCAAGGGAGACGAACGCAAAGCTTTCATGAGCAATTGCCTCAAAGCGGCGCCCGCCGCCGATGCCGCCAAACCCCTTACCCCTCAGCAAGAGAAGATGAAAACCTGTAATGCCGATGCGGCCACTCAGGCGTTGAAAGGCGATGCGCGTAAAGCCTTCATGAGCGAATGCCTGAAGAAAAAATAA
- a CDS encoding AI-2E family transporter, whose protein sequence is MPTFSQRQVLQAISWVIIFGGLLLVIPLRLLPSLLAGLLVFELVNMLTPQLQRLIEGRRARWLAVALLGTLVVSVLTLIFAGAFSFLLHEAENPGASLDKFMVVVDRARGQLPPFIDAYLPASAAEFRVAIGEWVSKHLSDLQLVGKDAAHMFVTLLIGMVLGAIIALQRVPDVTKRKPLAAALFDRLHLLVQAFRNIVFAQIKISLLNTFFTGIFLAVVLPMFGIKLPLTKTLIVLTFLLGLLPVIGNLMSNTLITIVGLSLSIWVAVAALGYLIVIHKLEYFLNARIVGGQISAKSWELLLAMLVFEAAFGLPGVVAGPIYYAYLKSELKQVGMV, encoded by the coding sequence ATGCCAACGTTTTCTCAACGCCAAGTCTTGCAAGCCATCAGTTGGGTCATCATTTTCGGCGGTTTGTTGCTGGTGATCCCGCTGCGATTACTGCCGAGTTTGCTGGCCGGCCTGTTGGTGTTCGAACTGGTCAACATGCTCACCCCGCAATTGCAGCGGCTGATTGAAGGTCGGCGTGCGCGCTGGCTGGCGGTGGCGTTGTTGGGGACGCTAGTGGTCAGTGTGTTGACGCTGATCTTTGCCGGTGCCTTCAGCTTTCTGCTGCATGAAGCGGAAAATCCCGGCGCTTCTCTCGACAAATTCATGGTCGTGGTTGATCGGGCACGCGGGCAACTGCCGCCGTTCATCGACGCCTATCTGCCCGCCAGCGCCGCCGAGTTCCGCGTGGCGATTGGCGAATGGGTCAGCAAGCATCTCAGCGATTTGCAACTGGTGGGCAAGGATGCGGCGCACATGTTTGTGACGCTGCTGATCGGCATGGTGCTGGGGGCGATCATTGCCTTGCAGCGCGTGCCGGACGTGACCAAGCGCAAACCATTGGCTGCTGCGCTGTTCGACCGCTTGCACCTGCTGGTCCAGGCGTTTCGCAACATCGTGTTCGCCCAGATCAAGATTTCCCTGCTCAACACCTTCTTCACCGGGATTTTCCTGGCAGTGGTCCTGCCGATGTTCGGGATCAAGCTGCCGCTGACCAAAACCCTGATCGTGCTGACGTTCCTGCTCGGCTTGTTGCCGGTGATCGGCAACCTGATGTCGAACACCCTGATCACCATCGTCGGTCTGTCGCTGTCGATCTGGGTGGCCGTGGCGGCGTTGGGGTACCTGATTGTTATCCACAAGCTCGAATACTTTCTCAACGCGCGCATCGTTGGCGGGCAGATCAGTGCCAAGTCGTGGGAGTTGCTGCTGGCGATGCTGGTGTTCGAGGCCGCGTTCGGCCTGCCGGGGGTGGTGGCAGGGCCGATTTATTACGCGTACCTGAAGAGTGAGTTGAAGCAGGTGGGGATGGTTTGA
- a CDS encoding Hsp70 family protein, with amino-acid sequence MKNASPARACGIDFGTSNSTVGWLRPGMETLIALEDDKITLPSVVFFNMEERRPVYGRLALHEYLEGYEGRLMRSLKSLLGSKLIKHDTSVLGTAMPFKDLLGLFIGQLKKRAETAAGREFDEVVLGRPVFFVDDDELADQEAENTLVDVARAIGFKDVSFQYEPIAAAFDYESTIEKEELVLIVDIGGGTSDFSLVRLSPERRTHDNRHDDILATGGVHIGGTDFDKQLSLQGLMPLFGYGSRMKSGAYMPTSHHMNLATWHTINSVYSQKSTLALGSMRYDIEDTGGIDRLFKLIDQRAGHWLAMEVEETKIQLTHADSRHVPLDRIEPGLSVELSRALFESAIDNLLERVRNSVTQLLNDANVRVDQVDTVFFTGGSSGIPALRNSVSAMLPNARHVEGNIFGSIGSGLAIEAMKRYGNMD; translated from the coding sequence ATGAAAAACGCATCTCCAGCCCGTGCCTGTGGTATCGACTTCGGCACGTCCAACTCCACCGTCGGCTGGCTGCGCCCCGGCATGGAAACGCTGATCGCGCTGGAGGACGACAAGATCACCCTGCCTTCGGTGGTCTTCTTCAACATGGAAGAACGCCGCCCGGTGTACGGCCGCCTCGCGCTGCACGAGTACCTGGAAGGTTATGAAGGCCGGCTGATGCGCTCGCTCAAGAGCCTGCTGGGCTCCAAGCTGATCAAGCACGACACCAGCGTCCTCGGCACGGCAATGCCGTTCAAGGATTTGCTTGGGCTGTTTATCGGCCAACTGAAGAAGCGCGCCGAAACCGCCGCCGGTCGCGAGTTCGATGAAGTGGTGCTCGGTCGTCCGGTGTTTTTCGTCGATGACGATGAATTGGCCGACCAGGAAGCCGAAAACACCTTGGTGGACGTGGCCCGCGCCATCGGCTTCAAGGATGTTTCGTTCCAGTACGAACCGATTGCGGCAGCCTTCGACTATGAGTCGACCATCGAAAAAGAAGAGCTGGTGCTAATCGTCGACATCGGCGGTGGTACCTCGGACTTTTCGCTGGTGCGCCTGTCCCCTGAGCGCCGTACCCACGACAACCGTCACGATGACATCCTCGCTACCGGCGGCGTGCACATCGGCGGGACCGATTTCGACAAGCAGCTGAGCCTGCAAGGCCTGATGCCGCTGTTCGGCTATGGCAGCCGGATGAAGAGCGGCGCCTATATGCCGACCAGCCACCACATGAACCTGGCGACCTGGCACACCATCAACTCGGTGTACTCGCAAAAGTCGACCCTGGCGCTGGGCAGCATGCGCTACGACATCGAAGACACCGGCGGCATCGATCGCCTGTTCAAGCTGATCGACCAGCGCGCCGGCCATTGGCTGGCCATGGAAGTGGAAGAAACCAAGATCCAGCTGACCCACGCCGACAGCCGCCATGTGCCGCTGGACCGCATCGAACCGGGGTTGAGCGTGGAACTGAGCCGGGCACTGTTCGAATCGGCCATCGACAACCTGCTCGAGCGCGTGCGTAACAGCGTGACCCAGCTGTTGAACGACGCCAATGTACGAGTCGATCAGGTCGATACGGTGTTTTTCACCGGCGGTTCGAGCGGTATTCCGGCACTGCGCAACAGCGTCTCGGCGATGTTGCCGAACGCGCGGCATGTGGAAGGGAACATCTTCGGCAGCATCGGCAGTGGCTTGGCGATTGAAGCGATGAAGCGCTACGGCAACATGGACTGA
- a CDS encoding DnaJ C-terminal domain-containing protein: MDFKDYYKILGVEPTADDKTIKAAYRKLARKYHPDVSKEKDAESKFKDASEAYEALKSADKRAEYDDLRKYGQHGQPFQGPPGWQGRGAGGFGGGQDTGDFSDFFSSIFGNRGPGFGGGQSGRSAGRRGQDVEMELGIFLEETLSSESKKVTFQVPQYNAAGQHVSNTSKSLNVKIPAGVADGERIRLKGQGAPGTGGGANGDLFLIIRFAPHPKFDVEGENLIITLPLAPWELALGTEVAVPTLTGKINLKIPAGSQNGQRMRAKGHGLLNKAGHRGYLFVQLKAVMPKTSDDEVKALWQELAKKAAFNPRENF; the protein is encoded by the coding sequence ATGGACTTCAAAGACTATTACAAGATTCTCGGTGTGGAACCGACCGCGGACGATAAGACGATCAAGGCCGCCTATCGTAAGCTGGCGCGTAAATATCACCCGGATGTCAGCAAGGAAAAGGACGCCGAGTCCAAATTCAAGGACGCCTCGGAAGCCTATGAAGCGCTGAAAAGCGCCGACAAGCGCGCCGAATACGACGACTTGCGCAAATACGGCCAGCACGGCCAACCGTTCCAGGGCCCGCCGGGTTGGCAGGGGCGTGGCGCAGGTGGTTTCGGTGGTGGTCAGGACACGGGCGATTTTTCGGACTTCTTCAGTTCGATCTTCGGCAACCGTGGCCCTGGTTTTGGTGGTGGACAGTCGGGCCGTAGCGCCGGGCGTCGAGGGCAAGACGTGGAAATGGAACTCGGGATTTTCCTGGAAGAAACCCTTTCGAGCGAATCGAAGAAGGTCACCTTCCAGGTGCCGCAGTACAACGCTGCCGGCCAGCATGTCAGCAACACCAGCAAAAGCCTGAACGTGAAGATCCCGGCCGGCGTGGCCGACGGCGAGCGCATCCGCCTCAAGGGCCAGGGGGCTCCGGGCACGGGTGGCGGGGCCAATGGCGACTTGTTCCTGATCATTCGCTTTGCGCCGCACCCCAAGTTCGACGTCGAAGGCGAGAACCTGATCATTACCTTGCCGCTGGCGCCGTGGGAGTTGGCATTAGGGACTGAGGTGGCAGTGCCTACCCTGACAGGCAAGATCAACCTCAAGATCCCGGCCGGCAGCCAGAACGGCCAGCGCATGCGCGCCAAGGGCCACGGTTTGCTGAACAAGGCCGGTCATCGCGGTTATCTGTTTGTACAGCTCAAGGCAGTCATGCCTAAAACCTCGGACGACGAGGTCAAGGCGCTGTGGCAGGAACTGGCGAAAAAAGCGGCTTTCAACCCCAGAGAAAACTTCTGA
- a CDS encoding chaperone modulator CbpM, producing MSNPLIVQLDLAEFCEATDLPDVYVIEIVEHGILEPQGKQPKDWRFTDYELVLAKRAAKLRRDLELEWEGVALALDLLEEVQQLRAENRMLKQRLARLVIE from the coding sequence ATGAGCAACCCCCTGATCGTTCAACTGGACCTGGCAGAATTCTGCGAGGCGACCGACCTGCCGGACGTCTACGTGATCGAAATCGTCGAGCACGGCATCCTCGAACCTCAGGGCAAGCAGCCCAAGGATTGGCGTTTCACCGATTATGAGTTGGTGCTGGCCAAACGTGCCGCCAAGCTGCGGCGCGACCTTGAGCTGGAATGGGAAGGCGTCGCCCTGGCGCTGGACCTGCTGGAAGAGGTCCAGCAACTGCGGGCCGAGAACCGCATGCTCAAGCAGCGGTTGGCCCGGTTGGTGATCGAGTAG